CTCGAAGCGGGCCGGCTCGCCGGTGCGCTCCGCGAAGGCGCGGGCCACCTCGGTCGCGGTCAGCTCGTCGCCCGCGATCTCCAGCGCACGCCCCAGGTACTCCTGCGGCCGGTCGAAGGCCTCGGCGGCGAAGAAGCCGATGTCGTCGACGGCGATGAACTGCACCCGGGTGTCCGGCTTCAGCGCCAGCTGTACCACCAGCGTCCCGTCGACGCGCTGCGGCCCGTGTGCGGCGAAGTTGTCCATGAAGAACGACGGACGCAGCACGGTCGTCGGTACGCCGAGCTTCTCCAGGTACCGCTCGATTGACCGCTTGGAGTCGAAGTGCGGTACGGAGCTGTGGCGTTCGGCGCCGCCCACCGAGCTGTAGACGACATGCGGCACGCCGGTGTCCCGCGCAGCCCGCGCCAGCGCGCGGCCCTGGCGGACCTCGCCGCCCAGCCCGGCCGGCGTCATGAAGTTCTGCACGGAGAAGACACCGGCCACACCGTCCGTCGCCGCCCGCAGGGACGCCTCGTCGTCCAGGTCGCCGCGGACCAGTGCCACTCCGAGTTCGGCGAGTGCGCGGGCCCGGTCCGAAGCCGGGTCCCGCACCAGCGCCGCGGTGTCCCGGCCACGCCGGACCAGTTCCCGGGCCACGGCTCCGCCCTGCAGGCCGGTCGCCCCTGTCACCAGCACAGTCATATCGCTCCCCCTCAGCCGAACAGCGCCGCGTTGTCGGCGGCCCACTCGCGGTACGGACGCGGCTCGCGTCCCGTCAGGTCGTACACCGCGGTCGTGGGCTTGGCCCACGGCACCTCGGCACTGTGCAGTGCGGCGACATTGCCCACTGCCGCCTCCCGGTCGCCGGTGATGCCGGTGAACACCGCCACCACCTCGTCGGCCGGGGCCACCGTGAAGTCCAGCTTGCGGCCCAGCACTTCGCCCAGGATCCGGGCCTGCTCCTCGGAGCTGAGGGTCTCGGGCCCGGTCAGCAGATACGCCTTCCCCGTGTGCCCCTCCCCGGTCAGCACGGCGACGGCGGACGAAGCGATGTCGTACTCGTCGATGGGCGCGCCCGGGTTGTTGCCGACCCAGCAGCGCACCGCGTTCTTCTCACGGACCGTGCTGATCCACCACGAGGTGTTGGCGTGGAACGGCCCCGGACGCAGGAAGGTCCACGGGACGCCGGCCCTCTGGAACGCCTTCTCGGCGGCACGGTGCTCGTCCGCGATGCCGTGCGGCAGCGGGTGCAGCAGGCTGCCGGAGGAGAGCAGGACGATGCGCGCGCCCGCCTCCTCCGCTGCCGCCGCGACATTCGCGGCCTGGCCCGCCACGTCGCCGGAGAGCACGACCAGCGCCGCCTCCACGCCCTGGAAGGCGAGGGCCAGCGAATCGGGGTCGGCAGGGCTGCCTGCGACCACCTCGACGCCGTCCGGCAGGCCCGCCTCCTCCGGGTTGCGGCTCAGCGCGCGTACGTGCCGACCCAGCCCGACCAGCTGCTGAACGGCCTCGCGGCCGACCTTGCCGGTTGCTCCGGTGATCAGAATCATGATCAGGCCCGCCAGCCTGTGGCCTCGGGCCACGGGGAGCCGAGCTGCCGGTAGGTGCCCTGGTAGTCGGGCCAGTCGCGGTGGTCGCGGATCTTGCCGTCAACGAAGCGGATCAGATGGATCTGCTCGCCGGAGAAGACCCTCCCGGTCGCCGCCATGCCGACGAGGTCGCCGACGTGGCGGCCGTAGAGCACCAGATAGGCGCGCACCCAGTCGCCGCGCTCCTCCATCTTCACCTCTTCGAGCCGCGCCTCATCGGAGAACGTCATCCGCAGCCACTTCACCGCCATGGCGAAGGAGTCCGGGCCCCGCAGATCCATGTGCTCCATGGTGGCCGGGTTGAGGTAGTCCGGGTGTATGTACTCCGCGACGTCGTCGGTGCTACCGGTGTTGTACGCCTCCACCATGCGGCGTACGGCGGTGATCTGGCTGCTCATCGCATCCCTTCCATGGGTCTCCCCCGACAGGGGGACCGGGTTTCGCCCCATGGTCCGGTCCCGCGGAGTACGGGGCAACGCTCCTGTAGCGGCTCTCGAACCACGCTCCACCGGCGCCCGTTGGCCCGGTCGCAGGATGGCCTTCCTGCCGTCCGACGGAATCCGGAGCACACTGTGAACACCGCCGCCACAGCCACCACCGCAGCCGACACCTACAAGACGAAAGTCACCGCCGCCTTCAACGGAGCGGCGGCGACCTACGACCGGCTGGGGGTCGAGTTCTTCACACCGATGGGCCGCCGGCTCGTCGAGCTTGCCGCGCCGCAGCCGGCGGAGCGGCTGCTCGACGTCGGCTGCGGCCTGGGCGCGACCCTGCTGCCCGCGGCCACCCGGATCGGTCCGGCCGGCCACGCGCTGGGCATCGACATCGCCGAGGCAATGATCGAGGAAGCCGGCCGCGAAGCCGAGCGGCAGTCCATCACCAACGTCGAACTGCGGGTGATGGACGGCGAGCACCCCGACCTGCCCGCCCGCTCCTTCGATCTGGTGCTCGGCAGCTACAGCGTGATCTTCCTTCCCGATGCCCGCGCCGCGCTCGCCCGCTATGCCGAGCTGCTGCGCGACGGCGGCAGGATCGCCTTCACCAGCCCGGTGTTCACCCGCGACACCTTCCCCTTCCTGCCGCCGCTGTTCACCGAGTGGATCCCGCTCTCGCTGCTCAGCCACCTCCCCGAGTCCTGGCATCCCGAGCAGCTCCACCGCCAGCTGCACTCCTGGCTGGAGGACCCGGCGGACCTCGAAGCGGCCCTGGCGAAGGCCGGGTTCACCGACGTGCGGATCGTGGACGAGCCGGTCCGGATGACCGCGGCGTCCGGCGAGGACTGGGTCAACTGGTCGCACACCCAGGGCATGCGGCTGCTGTGGCAGCACCTGCCGCAGGACGAGGCGGCGGCGCTGCGCGAGCGGCTGATCGGCGAGCTCGACGCGCTGCGGGACGGCGACGGACCGGTGGAGATCGAGGTGCCGGTGCGGTACGTCACCGCCAAGGCCGCCCGCTGAGGCGCCGGTAGCGGCGGGTGCCGCGGAAGACAGACAGGAGCGGCCCCCTTCCGGGAGCCGCTCCTGTGCCGTACGCGGGCGACGTGCTCAGGTCACCGAGAGCGCGCCGTCCACCGCGAGGACCGTGCCGTTGGCGTACGCGGCTTCGGGCCGCGTCAGCTGGACGATCCACCACGCGATGTCCTCGGGGCGGCCGACCCGGCCCGCCGGGATCCGCTCCGCCATCTGGGCCAGGAACGCCTCGTACGCCTCGGCGGGCATTCCGGCCCGTACGCCGACGCCCGTGTCGACCACGCCGGGGGCGATGCCGACCGAGCGGATGCCGCGCGGCGCGAGCTCCACGGCCCATGTGCGGGTGAGGAAGTCGAGTGCCACCTTGGCCATGCCGTACACGGAGTTCTCCGGCCAGGCCCGGCGGCCGAGCGAGCCCGCCGAGCTGACGTTCACCACGGTGCCCCCGGTGGCCTCCAGGGCGTCCAGCGCCTGCTGCGTCAGGAAGAGCGGCGCGATCAGGTTCGTCCCCAGCTGGGCGCGGACCGAGGCGCGGTCCAGGCCGTCCAGCGAGGCGAATCCGGTGACTGCCGCGTTGTTGACCAGCACGTCGAGCCTGCCGAACGCGTCCAGCACGGTGGAGACAATGGTCTGCGGCGCGTCGTGGTCGTGGATGTCCGCCGCCAGCACCCGGATGCCGTCATACCCCTCGGCGGTCTCCTTGAGAGGTCCCTCCGAACGGCCGACGACCAGCACCTGCGCGCCGTCGTCGGCGAAGGCGCGCGCCGTCGCCCGCCCGATGCCGGTGCCGCCGCCCGTGACGACGACACCCTTCCCTGTGGAGTCCTTGGGGCTTGCTGGGCCCGTGGAGTTCGCCATGATGCCGGTCCCCGTCGTCAGAAGCAGATGGCGGTGTTGACGCCGCGGATGACGGCCTGCTCGGCCTCTTCGCCGAAGTCGCGGTCGCCGAGGGTGAACGACAGCTGGACGCGGATGCCCAGATCGCGCGTCGTCGCCGTGAAAGTGGCGTAGCCGGGGATGCCCGCGCCGTGGCCCCACAGGTCGAGGTTGTTGTCGTTCTCCAG
This portion of the Streptomyces sp. NBC_01750 genome encodes:
- a CDS encoding NmrA/HSCARG family protein; translated protein: MTVLVTGATGLQGGAVARELVRRGRDTAALVRDPASDRARALAELGVALVRGDLDDEASLRAATDGVAGVFSVQNFMTPAGLGGEVRQGRALARAARDTGVPHVVYSSVGGAERHSSVPHFDSKRSIERYLEKLGVPTTVLRPSFFMDNFAAHGPQRVDGTLVVQLALKPDTRVQFIAVDDIGFFAAEAFDRPQEYLGRALEIAGDELTATEVARAFAERTGEPARFEELPLDAVAANPYIPNGPEISLMFEWFQDHGYRADIAALRADHPGLQTFATYLKGIDV
- a CDS encoding NAD(P)H-binding protein: MILITGATGKVGREAVQQLVGLGRHVRALSRNPEEAGLPDGVEVVAGSPADPDSLALAFQGVEAALVVLSGDVAGQAANVAAAAEEAGARIVLLSSGSLLHPLPHGIADEHRAAEKAFQRAGVPWTFLRPGPFHANTSWWISTVREKNAVRCWVGNNPGAPIDEYDIASSAVAVLTGEGHTGKAYLLTGPETLSSEEQARILGEVLGRKLDFTVAPADEVVAVFTGITGDREAAVGNVAALHSAEVPWAKPTTAVYDLTGREPRPYREWAADNAALFG
- a CDS encoding ester cyclase, giving the protein MSSQITAVRRMVEAYNTGSTDDVAEYIHPDYLNPATMEHMDLRGPDSFAMAVKWLRMTFSDEARLEEVKMEERGDWVRAYLVLYGRHVGDLVGMAATGRVFSGEQIHLIRFVDGKIRDHRDWPDYQGTYRQLGSPWPEATGWRA
- a CDS encoding class I SAM-dependent methyltransferase, whose protein sequence is MNTAATATTAADTYKTKVTAAFNGAAATYDRLGVEFFTPMGRRLVELAAPQPAERLLDVGCGLGATLLPAATRIGPAGHALGIDIAEAMIEEAGREAERQSITNVELRVMDGEHPDLPARSFDLVLGSYSVIFLPDARAALARYAELLRDGGRIAFTSPVFTRDTFPFLPPLFTEWIPLSLLSHLPESWHPEQLHRQLHSWLEDPADLEAALAKAGFTDVRIVDEPVRMTAASGEDWVNWSHTQGMRLLWQHLPQDEAAALRERLIGELDALRDGDGPVEIEVPVRYVTAKAAR
- a CDS encoding SDR family NAD(P)-dependent oxidoreductase, with protein sequence MANSTGPASPKDSTGKGVVVTGGGTGIGRATARAFADDGAQVLVVGRSEGPLKETAEGYDGIRVLAADIHDHDAPQTIVSTVLDAFGRLDVLVNNAAVTGFASLDGLDRASVRAQLGTNLIAPLFLTQQALDALEATGGTVVNVSSAGSLGRRAWPENSVYGMAKVALDFLTRTWAVELAPRGIRSVGIAPGVVDTGVGVRAGMPAEAYEAFLAQMAERIPAGRVGRPEDIAWWIVQLTRPEAAYANGTVLAVDGALSVT